In Deltaproteobacteria bacterium, the following proteins share a genomic window:
- a CDS encoding universal stress protein, with amino-acid sequence MKGIKKILVPVDFSECSKNAFYYSLDIARETKASVFLLNVIDSELVNEMVRLDISTKGQIKKKLEKNAKSELDRIMAESLKKRKGVKIRERLEEGIPFIKILKESKDLGADIIVMGSFGTSSPMLRFFFGSTVEQVLRGSKIPVVCVPLSEVIEG; translated from the coding sequence TTGAAAGGTATTAAAAAGATACTTGTGCCTGTTGATTTCTCAGAATGTTCAAAGAACGCATTTTATTACAGCCTTGATATTGCAAGGGAGACAAAGGCATCCGTATTCCTGTTGAATGTAATAGATTCTGAACTTGTAAATGAGATGGTAAGGCTTGACATTTCTACAAAGGGACAGATTAAGAAAAAACTTGAAAAGAATGCAAAGTCAGAACTTGACAGGATAATGGCAGAATCCCTGAAAAAGAGAAAGGGTGTCAAAATAAGAGAGAGGCTTGAAGAAGGCATACCCTTTATCAAGATACTTAAAGAGTCAAAGGATTTAGGCGCTGACATTATAGTAATGGGCAGTTTTGGCACATCCTCACCCATGCTGAGGTTCTTTTTTGGTTCTACAGTAGAGCAGGTTTTAAGGGGGAGCAAGATCCCTGTTGTATGTGTGCCTCTGTCTGAGGTAATAGAAGGGTAA
- a CDS encoding 30S ribosomal protein S18 has product MYNKKSHKKTTRDDKQGGKKIYQKKKICRFCADASIPIDYKDARMLKSFISERGKIMPSRITGNCAKHQRTVTEAIKRARVIAILPFASATI; this is encoded by the coding sequence ATGTATAATAAAAAAAGTCATAAGAAAACAACCCGTGACGATAAACAGGGAGGGAAAAAGATTTATCAAAAGAAAAAGATATGCCGTTTTTGTGCGGATGCCTCTATCCCGATAGATTACAAGGATGCAAGGATGCTTAAGTCGTTCATTTCAGAACGCGGCAAAATCATGCCGAGCCGCATAACAGGCAATTGCGCAAAACATCAAAGGACAGTTACCGAGGCAATAAAAAGGGCACGGGTTATAGCAATTCTACCATTTGCAAGTGCAACTATTTAA
- the rseP gene encoding RIP metalloprotease RseP, whose product MTTLISFLIVLGILIFVHELGHFLVAKKSGVGVLKFSLGFGRKLIGFKKGETEYLISLLPLGGYVKMIGEETGEDVKTEDREKSFANKPVSTRAGIVFAGPVMNLVLALLLFPVIYMLGIHVPEYMDKQPVVGYVLKDSAASKAELKAGDVILSIDGKKIETWETFESLIISNPDKNLRLTIKRDSNILEKDLTLTSSQHNGSGVSGILPPMNPVVGGLAKNYPAENAGLKVGDTIIAINSRGINHWSEIQRMIQESSDNEMEMAVKRNGDALSLKIKPIWNEDAKIYVIGISPSQDMIMKRYGPVDAVIIGTKKMVDMTIFTFIIIKKLFVGEVSIKTLGGPLMIAQVAGQAAESGLTAFLSLMAALSLQLGILNLLPIPVLDGGHLLFFAIEKLRRKPLSEKIMNVAQQAGIALLVLLMVFVTYNDILRFVGK is encoded by the coding sequence ATGACAACACTTATTTCATTCTTAATAGTTCTCGGTATACTTATATTTGTCCATGAACTGGGGCATTTTTTGGTTGCTAAGAAAAGCGGGGTTGGGGTTTTAAAGTTTTCTCTCGGGTTCGGGCGAAAACTCATAGGCTTTAAAAAGGGTGAAACAGAATACCTTATATCTCTACTGCCTCTGGGCGGATATGTAAAAATGATTGGTGAGGAAACAGGTGAAGATGTGAAAACAGAAGACAGGGAAAAGTCCTTTGCAAATAAACCTGTGTCCACAAGGGCAGGCATCGTATTTGCAGGTCCTGTAATGAACCTTGTCCTTGCGCTGCTCCTATTCCCTGTTATCTACATGCTCGGCATCCATGTGCCTGAATATATGGATAAACAGCCTGTAGTCGGGTATGTCTTGAAGGACAGTGCCGCATCAAAGGCAGAACTAAAGGCAGGTGATGTCATCCTATCTATTGATGGTAAAAAGATAGAGACATGGGAAACATTTGAATCCCTCATTATCTCAAACCCTGATAAAAACCTTCGTCTGACAATTAAGAGAGATAGTAATATATTAGAAAAAGACCTTACCCTTACATCTTCACAACATAACGGCAGTGGTGTAAGCGGAATTTTACCTCCTATGAACCCTGTTGTTGGAGGTTTGGCAAAAAACTATCCGGCAGAAAATGCAGGGCTAAAGGTCGGGGATACAATAATTGCGATAAATAGCAGGGGGATAAATCACTGGTCAGAAATACAGCGGATGATTCAGGAAAGCAGCGACAATGAAATGGAAATGGCTGTAAAAAGAAACGGCGATGCATTAAGTCTTAAAATAAAGCCTATATGGAATGAGGATGCAAAGATATATGTAATAGGCATCTCCCCAAGTCAGGATATGATTATGAAAAGATATGGGCCTGTTGACGCTGTTATAATAGGGACAAAAAAGATGGTGGATATGACTATATTTACATTTATCATTATTAAAAAACTTTTTGTTGGTGAGGTATCCATTAAGACACTTGGAGGACCGCTCATGATTGCACAGGTTGCAGGACAGGCTGCGGAATCAGGACTCACAGCGTTTTTATCCCTTATGGCTGCCTTAAGCCTTCAGTTGGGCATACTTAACCTACTGCCAATACCTGTTCTGGATGGCGGCCATCTCCTGTTCTTTGCTATAGAAAAACTGCGGAGAAAACCTTTAAGCGAGAAGATTATGAATGTCGCCCAGCAGGCAGGGATTGCCCTTCTGGTACTCCTTATGGTGTTTGTTACATACAATGACATATTGAGATTTGTCGGTAAGTAG
- the rpsF gene encoding 30S ribosomal protein S6, with translation MSSLYEIVFIIKPDAVDETIKGIIQKAGTTAEDLKGSIISVDEWGKRRLAYPIQRHQEGYYVLINFSGDASVPKGIERMLRLNENCLRFQTIRQQKAQKPPVPKEAETTVEVKNV, from the coding sequence ATGAGCAGTTTGTATGAGATTGTGTTTATTATTAAGCCTGATGCAGTAGACGAGACCATAAAAGGTATTATTCAGAAGGCAGGGACTACGGCAGAAGATCTGAAAGGCAGTATCATTAGTGTGGATGAATGGGGGAAAAGGAGACTTGCCTATCCTATCCAACGTCATCAGGAAGGATACTATGTGCTTATTAATTTTTCGGGTGATGCGTCTGTGCCAAAAGGGATTGAAAGAATGCTCAGACTAAATGAAAATTGCCTGCGGTTTCAGACTATAAGGCAGCAGAAGGCGCAAAAGCCCCCTGTTCCCAAGGAGGCGGAGACGACTGTGGAGGTAAAAAATGTATAA
- the tsaB gene encoding tRNA (adenosine(37)-N6)-threonylcarbamoyltransferase complex dimerization subunit type 1 TsaB codes for MKILAIDTGMPSGSIAILEDDSLIAECMPCAEKTHAEKLLPSIDSILKSSGIRLNDIDCFAVTIGPGSFTGLRIGISTVKGFAWCLKKPVVGVSTLKTLAMNILHSDKLICPILDARKEEIYAGIYKREEETLTAEKDDCVIKPCELVKHLNRQTIFLGGGIKIYGDVIKSELGDNAVFAPHDLWHIRASNIAKLALREVEKGNIQSPETIVPYYIRRSEAETKLKQFILT; via the coding sequence ATGAAAATCCTTGCTATAGACACAGGAATGCCATCAGGCAGTATAGCGATCCTTGAAGATGATAGTTTAATAGCAGAATGTATGCCCTGTGCAGAAAAGACCCATGCTGAAAAACTCCTGCCGTCTATAGACAGCATCCTTAAATCCAGCGGTATAAGATTAAATGATATAGACTGCTTTGCAGTAACCATAGGACCAGGCTCATTCACAGGACTGCGCATAGGTATTTCCACTGTAAAGGGCTTTGCATGGTGCCTGAAAAAACCTGTTGTCGGTGTGTCAACCCTAAAAACACTTGCAATGAATATTCTGCACTCTGATAAACTTATCTGCCCTATCCTTGATGCACGGAAAGAAGAGATATATGCAGGCATATACAAAAGGGAAGAGGAAACCCTGACTGCTGAAAAGGATGACTGTGTAATAAAACCTTGTGAACTGGTTAAGCATTTGAACAGACAAACCATATTTCTTGGTGGCGGCATTAAAATTTATGGGGATGTAATTAAAAGTGAACTTGGAGATAATGCTGTTTTTGCCCCTCATGACCTCTGGCACATACGGGCATCAAATATAGCAAAACTTGCATTAAGAGAGGTAGAGAAAGGTAATATCCAGTCCCCTGAAACTATAGTGCCGTATTACATAAGAAGGTCTGAGGCAGAGACAAAACTTAAGCAATTTATCTTGACATAA
- the dnaB gene encoding replicative DNA helicase, whose protein sequence is MAIQPNSRSHDTSLHKVQPQNIEAEQSILGGILLDDTAINKVVEILGGDGSDFYLDAHKKVFQTMVSLSDKGIPIDIVTLSDALRNAGSIEAVGGASYVAVLADAVPTAANIAYYAKIVREKSILRRLITAATEIVTRSFDGSEGIDDFLDDAERIIFQVSQDKIRQSFFKIEDLIKDTFRTIERLYDKKEHITGVASGFVEFDKMTAGFQPSDLIIVAGRPSMGKTSFCLNIAQYAAIESKVPVAIFSLEMSKEQLVQRMLSSEARVDSSRIRRGFLEDKHWGKLTRAAGTLSESPIYIDDTPAMTVLEMRAKTRRLKMEKDGLGLVIVDYLQLMRGRGGASNREQEISDISRSLKAMAKELNLPVVALSQLSRRPELRGENREPQLADLRESGAIEQDADVVVFLYREEYYKPCECPHDLSCTCGRRGTADIIIAKQRNGPTGKVKLAFQNKFTAFANLEHAHMDYDVISNNA, encoded by the coding sequence ATGGCAATCCAGCCTAACAGCAGGTCTCATGATACATCACTGCATAAAGTCCAGCCGCAGAACATAGAGGCAGAGCAGTCTATTCTGGGCGGTATCTTGCTTGACGATACAGCAATAAACAAGGTTGTTGAGATACTAGGCGGGGATGGCAGCGATTTTTATCTGGATGCCCATAAAAAGGTCTTCCAGACTATGGTATCCCTTTCAGACAAGGGCATACCTATAGATATTGTTACACTTTCAGATGCCTTAAGAAATGCAGGCAGTATAGAGGCGGTGGGCGGCGCATCGTATGTTGCAGTCCTTGCAGACGCTGTTCCGACTGCTGCTAATATTGCTTACTATGCCAAAATAGTAAGGGAAAAATCTATCTTAAGGAGGCTCATTACTGCTGCGACAGAGATAGTAACACGTTCTTTTGATGGCAGTGAGGGGATTGATGATTTTTTAGATGACGCAGAGAGGATAATCTTTCAGGTATCACAGGACAAGATAAGGCAGTCGTTCTTTAAGATTGAAGACCTTATAAAAGATACATTCCGCACTATAGAAAGATTGTATGACAAGAAGGAGCATATCACAGGTGTTGCATCTGGTTTTGTTGAGTTTGACAAGATGACTGCTGGGTTTCAGCCTTCTGACCTTATTATAGTTGCAGGAAGACCAAGCATGGGTAAGACATCCTTTTGCCTTAATATTGCCCAGTATGCAGCAATAGAGTCTAAGGTTCCTGTGGCTATATTTTCTCTTGAAATGAGCAAGGAGCAGCTTGTCCAGAGGATGCTTTCATCAGAGGCACGGGTTGACTCCAGCAGGATTCGCAGAGGGTTTCTGGAGGATAAGCACTGGGGGAAGTTAACCAGGGCAGCAGGAACACTCTCTGAGTCCCCCATTTATATTGACGACACGCCTGCCATGACAGTTCTTGAAATGAGGGCAAAGACACGACGACTTAAGATGGAAAAGGATGGGCTGGGTCTTGTTATAGTTGATTATCTGCAGCTGATGAGGGGAAGAGGCGGTGCAAGCAACCGCGAACAGGAGATATCTGATATCTCCAGGTCACTAAAGGCAATGGCAAAAGAACTAAATCTCCCGGTAGTGGCGCTCTCACAGTTATCAAGAAGACCTGAACTCCGGGGTGAGAATAGAGAGCCGCAGTTGGCTGATTTAAGAGAATCAGGCGCTATAGAGCAGGATGCGGATGTAGTGGTTTTCCTCTACAGGGAGGAGTATTATAAGCCGTGTGAGTGTCCTCATGACCTGTCCTGCACCTGCGGCAGACGAGGCACAGCAGATATAATAATTGCAAAACAAAGAAACGGACCAACAGGCAAGGTTAAACTTGCATTCCAGAACAAATTTACAGCATTTGCAAACCTAGAGCATGCCCATATGGATTATGATGTTATCTCAAATAATGCGTAA
- a CDS encoding 50S ribosomal protein L9: MEIILKEDISSLGKLGEIIKVADGYARNYLLPQGLVVEATQQNIKIWENEKQGVERKLLKLKDEAGRLCEKLEGIILKFVRKAGDDDKLFGSVTSMDIDASLNEQGLSIDRRKIVLSDPIKAIGEHMVAVKLHQDITAHIKVIIEKE; the protein is encoded by the coding sequence ATGGAAATCATATTAAAAGAGGATATTTCATCGCTGGGTAAACTGGGGGAGATAATAAAAGTGGCAGATGGCTATGCCAGAAACTATCTCCTTCCGCAAGGGCTTGTTGTAGAGGCAACACAGCAAAATATAAAGATATGGGAAAATGAGAAGCAGGGGGTTGAAAGGAAGTTACTAAAACTAAAAGATGAGGCAGGAAGGTTATGTGAAAAACTTGAGGGCATTATCTTGAAATTCGTTAGAAAGGCTGGTGATGATGACAAACTTTTTGGTTCTGTCACCTCAATGGACATCGACGCCAGCCTGAATGAACAGGGTCTTTCTATTGACCGTAGAAAGATTGTACTATCTGACCCTATCAAGGCAATTGGTGAACATATGGTTGCTGTCAAACTTCATCAGGATATTACTGCACATATTAAGGTTATTATTGAAAAAGAGTAA